The following are encoded together in the Bos javanicus breed banteng chromosome X, ARS-OSU_banteng_1.0, whole genome shotgun sequence genome:
- the LOC133243524 gene encoding melanoma-associated antigen B1-like codes for MPRRQKSKHRGREKRRQARMETKDLGNAQAAATPTPTSGSTPPGSPPAGAGQKPQGAAATSSPVAGASCPRSKARGRGQVEERENSSRASTSVKTAPLDPLTEKAGVLVNFLLDQFKMKEPIRKIDMLNLFHKRYKTRFPEILRRAAKCMELSFGLELKEVKPNGYSYTLVSKIGLISDEVLSSSCEVPKNGLLMPLLNVIYVNGNRASEADVWEFLNVLGIYDGKQHVIFGDPRKLITEEWVQQNYLVYRQIPDSDPLSYEFLWGSRAYAETSKMKVLEFLAKISSTIPSAFPFHYAEALGEEKRSRGRSLVRSRGAARATARSRVPPRDPSSAQ; via the coding sequence ATGCCTCGGAGGCAGAAGAGCAAGCACCGTGGGCGTGAGAAACGCCGCCAGGCACGCATGGAGACCAAGGATCTCGGGAATGCTCAGGctgctgccacccccacccctacttcTGGGAGTACGCCCCCAGGCTCCCCACCTGCCGGTGCGGGCCAGAAGCCTCAGGGAGCTGCAGCCACTAGCTCTCCTGTTGCAGGGGCTTCATGCCCCAGATCTAAAGCACGTGGCAGGGGCCAAGTTGAGGAACGTGAAAATTCTTCCCGGGCCTCAACCTCTGTTAAGACCGCTCCTCTAGATCCTCTGACTGAGAAGGCAGGAGTGTTGGTCAATTTCCTGCTTGATCAGTTTAAGATGAAAGAGCCCATTAGGAAGATAGATATGCTGAATCTTTTTCACAAAAGGTACAAGACACGCTTCCCCGAGATCCTCAGGAGAGCAGCTAAATGCATGGAGCTGTCATTCGGTCTTGAATTGAAGGAAGTCAAGCCAAATGGTTACTCCTATACCCTGGTCAGCAAGATAGGCCTCATCAGTGATGAGGTGCTGAGCAGCAGCTGTGAGGTGCCAAAGAATGGGCTTCTGATGCCTCTGCTGAATGTGATCTACGTGAATGGCAACCGCGCCTCTGAGGCTGATGTCTGGGAGTTCCTGAATGTTCTGGGCATCTATGATGGAAAGCAGCATGTAATCTTTGGGGATCCCAGGAAGCTCATCACGGAAGAGTGGGTGCAGCAGAATTACCTGGTGTATCGTCAGATTCCCGACAGCGATCCCCTGAGCTATGAGTTCCTATGGGGCTCAAGAGCCTACGCTGAAACCAGCAAGATGAAGGTGCTGGAGTTTTTGGCCAAGATCAGTAGTACCATCCCCAGTGCTTTCCCGTTCCATTATGCTGAAGCtttgggagaagagaagagatcCCGAGGCAGATCTCTAGTTAGGTCTCGTGGTGCTGCCAGGGCCACTGCCCGCTCCAGGGTCCCACCCAGAGATCCGTCCAGTGCCCAGTGA